The genomic segment TCGCGCACGATGACGCTCGCCGAACGCCGCGTCGACCTCGATCGTTGGCGCGGGACGCGCGCCGACGAGACGCGCAGGGCAGACCTCGACCAGTTCGTCGATCATGTGCACACCGATCATCTACCCCATGCGGTGATCGTCGACTGCACGGCGAGCGAGGTGCCTGCGGCGCGCTACGCGGACTGGCTCGCGCGCGGCGTCCATGTGGTAACACCGAACAAGAAGGCGCACAGCGGCGACGGCGGCTACTACTCGCTGCTCAAGGCCGTGCAGCGCCGCCACGGCACGCACTTCCTCTACGAGACCACCGTGGGCGCCGGCCTACCGATCATCAAGACCTTGCGCGACCTCGTCGACACGGGGGATGAGCTGAAGCAGATCGAAGGGATCTTCTCCGGCACCTTGGCCTACCTGTTCAACGTCTACGACGGTGAGGAGGGGTTCGCGGCGCTGGTCTCTGCCGCCCGCGACAAGGGCTACACGGAACCCGACCCACGCGAGGACCTCTCGGGTATGGATGTGGCGCGCAAGACTGTCATCCTGGCGCGTGAGGCGGGCATGGCGCTCGAACTCAACGAGCTTGGGGTGGAGAGTCTGGTGCCGTCGGGGCTCGAGGACTGTCCGGTGGATGAGTTCCTCGCGCGCTTCGCCGAGCACGACGAGGCGATGCGCGAACGGGTGCTGCAGGCGACGGCTCGCGACGAGGTGCTGCGCTATGTGGCTCGGCTGGATTTCGAGACGGGGGAAGCGGGGGTAGCGCTGCAGAGCCTGCCACGCTCTCATCCCTTCGCCATGATGAACCTGACGGACAACATCGTGCGTTTTGTCACCTCGCGCTACGCGAGCAATCCGCTCATCGTGCAGGGGCCGGGAGCAGGTCCTGAAGTGACGGCTGGCGGAGTATTCGCAGATATCCTACGCTTGGGGGCCTATCTATCAAGTTAGGCTAAGATGGGGTTCCTAGGAGTGAGATGTAGTGGGTCTTGTTCAGCAACCCATCGGTGAGCGATGACAGTCCGTCGTTGGAGGGCTTGTTCCGGAAGTTGAAGGGCGCGCCAGCGTACCTAATAAAAATCATCGCGCGTGCGCAGGAGGCTCGCGCCTGGGTCCATCGCTTCGTTCAGTGGTGAGCGAGGCGCACCGACGCAGGGCGATTTCGCTACCTGACACCGGGGCAGCGGCATCGTGCAGCCGATCTGGGTAATGTGGTTGAAGCCTCCGAGGTTCCCCCGCGGGGTCAGGAGCACCTTCGGATCGACGATGAGTTCGTCGCGAGCGCAAAGGGCGTTCATCTCGGCTGAACTCGAGTAGCAGGATTTTTGGAGACTACGCTAGTGAGTCAATCAATGAGTGAGAGCGCAACAGCCTCGAGGCCGAGTACGAGGGGTAACTTCCGCTGCTTTGGAGCGGTCAGCTGCTAACGCAACTCGGCGGTAACATCCTCATCGTGACGATCGTGTTCTGGCTCAAGCTCGAGACTCAATCCGCGGCCTTGGCCGGTGCGATGATGATGGCGGTGACCCTGCCGGCCGTCCTACTGGCGCCCGTAGGCGGGGCCTTGGCCGACCTCCTGCCCAAGAAGCACATTCTCATCTTCTTCGATAGCATCAATGGCCTGATGCTGCTGATTTGTTCCGCCGTACTCATGTCGTCGGCGGACTCGATGACGGTCATCGCGGTGATGTTCGCGGTGGCGATCCTATACGGGGCGACGACCGCCTTCTTCGGTCCAGCCCTCATGTCTTTTATCCCAGAGCTGGTGCGCTAGGAGAACATCCAGAAGTCCAACTCCATGATCGAAGGCACCAA from the Pseudomonadota bacterium genome contains:
- a CDS encoding MFS transporter, which produces MLWSGQLLTQLGGNILIVTIVFWLKLETQSAALAGAMMMAVTLPAVLLAPVGGALADLLPKKHILIFFDSINGLMLLICSAVLMSSADSMTVIAVMFAVAILYGATTAFFGPALMSFIPELVR